In the Deinococcus budaensis genome, one interval contains:
- a CDS encoding ABC transporter ATP-binding protein, producing MTAASTPLLHAEQLSRVYPSGEGSVTALAPLTHSFAPGITAVVGPSGSGKSTLLNLLAGFDTPTTGRVVVGGTDLHALSEAQRADFRLATYGFVFQNHNLVTILTALENVEFPLTLAGMPRRERRDRARALLAQVGLENRASHLPSQLSGGEAQRVALARALAHDPRVLLADEPTGNLDSRTGERVLALLTGPARGDRTVVLITHDRDVAALADRTLRVRDGEVTLDRPEGVLVTGGGRRNPAE from the coding sequence ATGACGGCAGCGTCTACCCCCCTGCTGCACGCTGAACAGCTCTCGCGGGTCTACCCCAGCGGCGAGGGCAGCGTGACCGCGCTGGCCCCCTTGACCCACAGTTTCGCGCCGGGCATCACGGCAGTGGTCGGTCCCTCGGGCAGCGGCAAAAGCACCCTGCTCAACCTACTGGCGGGCTTCGACACCCCCACGACAGGCCGGGTGGTGGTCGGCGGCACCGACCTGCACGCGCTCTCGGAAGCGCAGCGGGCCGACTTTCGGCTGGCCACCTACGGCTTCGTGTTTCAGAACCACAACCTGGTGACGATCCTGACCGCGCTGGAAAACGTCGAGTTTCCGCTCACGCTGGCCGGAATGCCCCGGCGCGAGCGGCGCGACCGGGCGCGGGCGCTGCTGGCTCAGGTGGGGCTGGAAAACCGCGCCTCGCACCTGCCGTCGCAGCTCTCGGGCGGCGAGGCGCAGCGGGTGGCGCTGGCCCGCGCGCTGGCCCACGACCCGCGCGTGCTGCTGGCCGACGAGCCGACCGGCAACCTCGACTCGCGGACCGGCGAGCGGGTGCTGGCGCTGCTCACTGGCCCCGCGCGGGGGGACCGCACGGTGGTCCTGATCACCCACGACCGCGACGTGGCGGCGCTGGCCGACCGCACGCTGCGGGTCCGCGACGGCGAGGTCACGCTGGACCGTCCGGAAGGCGTCCTGGTCACCGGCGGCGGGCGCCGGAACCCTGCTGAGTAG
- a CDS encoding butyrate kinase — MIAHVVNPGSSSVKLACAFIQPSENPALPGQLRLELTRAEVPLLGPPGERDLAALTRAVLDVTADWPAPDALAARGGWLGRVAAGTYRVTPELAAYAAAEGRDGLGSMLALGVARARGVPAYVVDPQSVNELLPEARETGVRGVKREARFHALNARAVARRAAYEVGQRFQDARVVVAHLGATTSVTAFDRGRAVDTSGTGPDGGPLGALQAGPLPASALLRLAGEEDPASLLRRLASGSGVLALTGSANLREIEAREAEDPAVLAAAAALVHQACKAIGEQCGALPARPDALAITGGIARWDALVDRIERRLSWIAPVIVVPGELELEALAEGVGRVLLGLEAPREWTPPVPEGPQPQEAP; from the coding sequence ATGATCGCGCACGTGGTCAATCCCGGTTCCAGCAGCGTGAAGCTCGCCTGCGCCTTCATCCAGCCCAGCGAGAACCCGGCGTTGCCCGGCCAGCTGCGCCTCGAGCTGACCCGCGCCGAGGTGCCGTTGCTGGGGCCGCCGGGCGAGCGGGACCTGGCGGCCCTGACCCGTGCCGTGTTGGACGTCACCGCCGACTGGCCCGCGCCCGACGCGCTGGCCGCGCGCGGCGGCTGGCTGGGACGGGTGGCGGCCGGGACCTACCGGGTGACGCCCGAGCTGGCCGCCTACGCGGCGGCGGAGGGCCGCGACGGGCTGGGGAGCATGCTGGCGCTGGGCGTGGCGCGGGCGCGCGGGGTGCCCGCCTACGTGGTCGATCCGCAAAGCGTCAACGAATTGCTGCCCGAGGCGCGCGAGACCGGCGTGCGGGGGGTCAAGCGCGAGGCCCGCTTTCACGCGCTCAATGCCCGCGCGGTGGCCCGGCGCGCCGCCTACGAGGTCGGCCAGCGCTTTCAGGACGCGCGGGTGGTCGTGGCCCACCTGGGGGCGACGACCAGCGTGACGGCCTTTGACCGGGGCCGCGCGGTGGACACCAGCGGCACCGGTCCCGACGGCGGTCCCCTGGGTGCCTTACAGGCCGGGCCGCTGCCCGCCTCGGCCCTGCTGCGACTGGCGGGCGAGGAGGACCCCGCGTCGCTGCTGCGGCGCCTGGCCTCGGGCAGCGGCGTGCTGGCCCTGACCGGCAGCGCCAACCTGCGCGAGATCGAGGCCCGCGAGGCCGAGGACCCCGCCGTGCTGGCGGCGGCGGCGGCGCTGGTGCATCAGGCGTGCAAGGCCATCGGGGAGCAGTGCGGCGCACTCCCCGCCCGGCCCGACGCGCTGGCGATTACCGGCGGGATCGCCCGCTGGGACGCGCTGGTGGACCGCATCGAGCGCCGCCTGAGCTGGATCGCCCCGGTGATCGTGGTGCCGGGCGAACTCGAACTCGAAGCGCTGGCTGAGGGCGTGGGCCGGGTGCTGCTGGGTCTGGAAGCCCCCCGTGAGTGGACCCCGCCCGTGCCCGAGGGGCCGCAGCCACAGGAAGCCCCCTGA
- the fni gene encoding type 2 isopentenyl-diphosphate Delta-isomerase, which yields MTEVPPGGIEARKLRHLEACLLPQSQYAGVRTGLERVPWPYRALPDLDLDAVDLGSLFLGRRLAAPLLIGAMTGGAERAAVINRNLAAAAQRLGLGMMLGSQRVMLERPGAGASFQVRDAAPDILLVGNLGAAQFGLGYGAGHAERAVREVGADALAIHVNPLQEALQAGGDTRWAGLRERLIELVPGLPFPVVLKEVGHGLDAATLRSVRGAGFAAFDVAGAGGTSWARVEQLVRHGTVRSPDLCEIGVPTAQALLDARRAVPGVPLIASGGIRTGLDAARALALGAQAVAVARPLLEPALESADAVEAWLTTFLAELRVALFVGGYADVEAARGAAIGVLSADRAHPAR from the coding sequence GTGACCGAAGTCCCTCCCGGCGGCATCGAGGCGCGCAAGCTGCGGCATCTGGAGGCCTGCTTGCTGCCGCAGAGCCAGTACGCGGGGGTCCGCACCGGGCTGGAGCGGGTGCCCTGGCCGTACCGGGCGCTGCCGGACCTCGATCTGGACGCGGTGGACCTGGGCAGCCTCTTTCTGGGCCGCCGCCTAGCCGCGCCGCTGCTGATCGGCGCGATGACCGGCGGGGCCGAGCGGGCCGCTGTCATCAACCGCAACCTCGCGGCCGCCGCACAGCGCCTGGGCCTGGGGATGATGCTCGGCTCGCAGCGGGTGATGCTGGAGCGCCCGGGGGCGGGGGCGAGTTTTCAGGTGCGTGACGCGGCTCCCGACATCCTGCTGGTGGGCAACCTGGGCGCGGCGCAGTTCGGCCTGGGTTACGGGGCGGGGCACGCCGAGCGGGCCGTGCGTGAGGTCGGCGCCGATGCCCTGGCCATCCACGTCAACCCGCTTCAGGAGGCCTTACAGGCGGGCGGCGATACGCGCTGGGCGGGCCTGCGGGAGCGGCTGATTGAGCTGGTGCCCGGGCTGCCCTTTCCGGTGGTTCTCAAGGAAGTCGGGCACGGGCTGGACGCGGCGACCCTGCGCTCGGTGCGCGGCGCGGGCTTTGCGGCCTTCGACGTGGCGGGGGCGGGGGGAACAAGCTGGGCGCGGGTCGAACAGCTGGTGCGCCACGGAACGGTCCGCTCGCCCGACCTGTGTGAGATCGGCGTGCCTACCGCCCAGGCACTGCTGGACGCCCGCCGCGCCGTGCCGGGCGTGCCGCTGATCGCCTCGGGGGGCATCCGCACCGGGCTGGACGCTGCCCGCGCCCTGGCCCTGGGCGCGCAGGCCGTGGCGGTCGCGCGGCCGCTGCTGGAACCCGCGCTGGAAAGCGCGGACGCGGTGGAAGCCTGGCTGACGACCTTCCTGGCGGAACTGCGGGTGGCCCTCTTCGTCGGCGGCTACGCGGACGTGGAGGCGGCGCGCGGCGCAGCGATAGGCGTGCTGAGCGCAGACCGGGCGCACCCAGCGCGGTAG
- a CDS encoding ABC transporter permease yields the protein MNTSDLWTLAWRGLTRRPMRTLLTALGITVAVASMVVFLSLGEGIRKVFTSELGGIGPDVQVSLTPLSQGIALHPNLPQETVEALRQLAPELGVQSVTPVITAVRGGLDVTQSSVLYGVPAAGGMTDIFPKARVSQGRALTAEDEDRPVAVVGAKAAENLNLGLGSTLNLNRRNRAEVVGVLAPESGLVDSLIFLPLGILQKTEGAEGRVSTVALDLADPRDARAVADTITARLDVEAQTQSDFASFVGRALRISDAVRFGISLIALIVGGLAVANTVMMGVFERTREFGTLRAIGARPGFVRGLVLTESLLLSLVGGVGGVLLGLVGIWAVNLYTQDLAGIDAAALTPRLTLLALGISLLLGLLSGLLPARSASRLSIVSALGRV from the coding sequence GTGAACACCTCAGACCTCTGGACCCTGGCCTGGCGCGGCCTGACCCGCCGCCCGATGCGGACGCTGCTCACGGCCCTGGGCATCACGGTGGCCGTGGCGAGCATGGTGGTCTTCTTGTCGCTGGGCGAGGGCATCCGCAAGGTCTTCACCTCCGAACTCGGCGGCATCGGCCCCGACGTGCAGGTCAGCCTGACCCCGCTTTCGCAGGGCATCGCGCTGCACCCGAACCTGCCCCAGGAGACGGTCGAGGCCCTGCGGCAGCTCGCGCCTGAGCTGGGCGTGCAGAGCGTGACGCCGGTGATCACGGCGGTGCGCGGCGGCCTGGACGTGACCCAGAGTTCGGTGCTGTACGGGGTCCCGGCCGCAGGCGGCATGACCGACATCTTTCCCAAGGCGCGGGTCAGCCAGGGCCGCGCCCTCACCGCAGAAGACGAGGACCGGCCGGTGGCCGTGGTCGGAGCCAAGGCAGCCGAGAACCTCAACCTGGGCCTGGGCAGCACGCTCAACCTCAACCGCCGCAACCGCGCCGAGGTGGTGGGCGTCCTTGCGCCGGAATCGGGCTTGGTCGACTCGCTGATCTTTCTGCCGCTGGGCATCTTGCAAAAGACCGAAGGGGCCGAGGGCCGCGTCTCGACGGTGGCGCTCGACCTCGCCGATCCCCGCGACGCGCGGGCGGTGGCCGACACGATCACGGCGCGGCTGGACGTGGAGGCGCAAACGCAGTCGGACTTTGCCTCCTTCGTGGGGCGGGCGCTGCGCATCAGCGACGCGGTGCGGTTCGGCATCAGCCTGATCGCCCTGATCGTAGGCGGGCTAGCGGTGGCGAACACGGTGATGATGGGCGTGTTCGAGCGCACCCGCGAGTTCGGCACCCTGCGGGCCATCGGGGCGCGCCCCGGCTTCGTGCGCGGGCTGGTGCTGACCGAGTCGCTGCTGCTGTCGCTGGTGGGCGGGGTGGGCGGGGTGCTGCTGGGGCTGGTGGGCATCTGGGCCGTGAACCTCTATACCCAGGACCTTGCGGGAATCGACGCGGCGGCCCTGACCCCCCGGCTCACCCTGCTGGCACTGGGCATCAGCCTGCTGCTGGGGCTGCTCTCGGGGCTGCTTCCGGCCCGCAGCGCCAGCCGCCTGAGCATCGTCTCGGCGCTGGGGAGGGTGTGA
- a CDS encoding DUF4127 family protein, producing the protein MLRPAFLLAPLLLAAHAGAQTLIPLDSRPATRVLPALIAGLRGDGVSVPPAELLGNATRGADPAALTAWLDAQPTDRPLVAALDTFAYGGLVQSRTSPLSAAEALARLAPLRTWAGRTGQPVYAFITLPREPDAVNRARNLAVVRELLGWAREGVFRELHVTWDDALPGSPAPAEGAALAQEAPANVRVYPGADEVLSLLVARALAPAEKTVRVEYSDPARATQVIRYEGIPLLQSAVNHARAGSFRVVESGPADLTLYVYNGGDPRQAAVRISGLVRGGPVAVADVAQVNLGNARLWRDLATLRQHANLRSLAAWGTPGNNLGTALAHARLTLEGADPLRQDALLAREYANDVIYSAEVRAALRRAIPEAELNTPAGQARLLELARDFFPLRVGLTYRLEDASLPWGRSFEWDFTLEGR; encoded by the coding sequence ATGCTCCGCCCCGCTTTCCTGCTGGCCCCCCTGCTGCTTGCCGCCCACGCGGGCGCCCAGACCCTGATTCCCCTCGACTCCCGCCCGGCTACCCGCGTCCTGCCCGCCCTGATCGCCGGACTGCGCGGCGACGGCGTGTCGGTGCCCCCCGCCGAACTGCTGGGCAACGCCACGCGCGGCGCCGATCCGGCGGCCCTGACCGCCTGGCTGGACGCGCAGCCCACCGACCGGCCGCTGGTGGCCGCGCTCGACACCTTCGCTTACGGGGGGTTGGTGCAGTCGCGCACCAGCCCGCTGAGTGCGGCCGAGGCGCTGGCCCGGCTCGCGCCGCTGCGGACCTGGGCGGGGCGAACCGGGCAGCCGGTGTACGCCTTCATCACCCTGCCCCGCGAGCCGGACGCCGTGAACCGGGCGCGCAATCTGGCGGTGGTGCGCGAGCTGCTGGGCTGGGCGCGTGAGGGAGTTTTCCGCGAGCTGCACGTCACCTGGGACGACGCCCTACCTGGCAGCCCCGCTCCGGCGGAGGGCGCGGCGCTGGCGCAGGAGGCCCCGGCCAACGTGCGCGTCTACCCCGGCGCCGACGAGGTGCTGAGCCTGCTGGTCGCGCGGGCGCTGGCCCCAGCCGAGAAGACCGTGCGGGTGGAGTACAGCGACCCGGCCAGGGCCACGCAGGTTATCCGCTACGAGGGCATCCCGCTGCTTCAGAGCGCCGTGAACCACGCGCGGGCGGGCAGCTTCCGGGTGGTGGAGTCCGGCCCGGCGGACCTGACCCTGTATGTGTACAACGGCGGCGATCCCCGGCAAGCGGCCGTGCGGATCAGCGGCCTCGTGCGGGGCGGGCCGGTCGCGGTCGCGGACGTGGCGCAGGTCAACCTGGGCAACGCGCGGCTGTGGCGCGACCTCGCCACGCTGCGGCAGCACGCCAACCTCCGTTCGCTCGCGGCCTGGGGCACGCCGGGGAACAACCTCGGCACGGCGCTGGCCCACGCCCGGCTCACGCTGGAGGGGGCCGATCCGCTGCGGCAAGATGCCCTGCTGGCCCGCGAATACGCCAACGACGTGATCTACAGCGCCGAGGTCCGCGCCGCCCTCCGCCGGGCCATTCCCGAGGCCGAGCTGAACACGCCCGCCGGGCAGGCCCGGCTGCTGGAACTGGCCCGGGACTTCTTTCCGCTGCGGGTGGGCCTGACCTACCGCCTGGAGGACGCCTCGCTGCCCTGGGGCCGCTCCTTCGAGTGGGATTTCACGCTGGAAGGGCGCTGA
- the alr gene encoding alanine racemase, with the protein MQARAQALISESALSSNLSLLARRSGARLLLPVKANAYGHGLAEVARAAARHPDLWGFAVAVPQEAAALAALDLGRPVLLLTPPTPQEVGPLADLGVRLPVASLAEAGALPAHARAHLKVDTGMNRLGARPEDAVPIGLRLAERGLLEGVYTHFASADEPDLTFARQQLARFREVLAALPPVLAHAANGGGILSFGALTGLGLARPGLASYGFAPAHLRAGSGLRPVMTLRARVTHVHTAYPGESVSYGGLWRATSETAVATVGLGYADGYPRGATGQAEVLVGGERRPVLGRICMDQLMVDVTGLGVRVGDWAEVWGRGEISVSDVAAWGGTVEYEVLTGVGPRVERRLED; encoded by the coding sequence ATGCAGGCACGCGCGCAGGCCCTGATCTCCGAGTCCGCCCTCAGCAGCAATCTCAGCCTCCTGGCGCGGCGCTCGGGCGCCCGGCTGCTGCTGCCGGTCAAGGCGAATGCCTACGGGCACGGGCTGGCCGAGGTGGCGCGCGCGGCGGCCCGGCATCCCGACCTGTGGGGCTTCGCGGTGGCGGTGCCGCAGGAGGCCGCCGCGCTGGCCGCGCTGGACCTGGGCCGCCCGGTCCTGCTGCTGACCCCGCCCACCCCGCAAGAAGTCGGGCCGCTGGCCGACCTGGGGGTGCGCCTGCCAGTCGCCTCGCTGGCCGAGGCCGGGGCGCTGCCCGCCCACGCCCGCGCCCACCTGAAGGTGGACACCGGCATGAACCGTCTGGGCGCCCGGCCCGAGGACGCAGTGCCCATCGGCCTGCGCCTGGCCGAGCGGGGGCTGCTGGAGGGGGTCTACACCCATTTCGCCAGCGCCGACGAACCCGACCTGACCTTTGCCCGCCAGCAGCTCGCGCGCTTCCGCGAGGTGCTCGCCGCGCTGCCCCCGGTGCTGGCCCACGCCGCGAACGGCGGCGGCATCCTGAGTTTCGGGGCGCTGACGGGCCTGGGTCTCGCGCGGCCCGGTCTGGCCTCCTACGGCTTCGCGCCCGCCCACCTGCGCGCCGGGTCGGGCCTCAGGCCGGTGATGACCCTGCGCGCCCGCGTCACCCACGTTCACACCGCCTACCCCGGCGAGAGCGTCAGCTACGGCGGGCTGTGGCGCGCCACAAGTGAGACGGCGGTCGCCACCGTCGGCCTCGGCTACGCGGACGGCTACCCGCGGGGCGCGACCGGGCAGGCCGAGGTGCTGGTCGGGGGCGAGCGCCGCCCGGTGCTGGGGCGCATCTGCATGGACCAGCTGATGGTGGACGTGACTGGCCTGGGGGTCAGGGTGGGCGACTGGGCCGAGGTCTGGGGCCGGGGCGAGATCAGCGTCAGCGACGTGGCCGCCTGGGGGGGCACGGTGGAATACGAGGTCCTGACCGGCGTGGGTCCCCGGGTCGAGCGGCGGCTGGAAGACTGA
- a CDS encoding DMT family transporter: MKPRRPAPLRPALPAPLLIVLAAVLWGLLGILGKNAQGAGVGPLEVAFWRAVLAGGLFALHAAVTRAALPRGRDLLVTAAFGVVGVSVFYGTYQLAVRAGGASLASVLLYTAPAFVALLGWGLLRERLGAREGLAVAGTLLGIALISLGGGRGVTVTGAALAWGLSAGFTYSLYYLYGKAYFTRYSPTALFAVALPVGALGLLPFVEFSTKTPAAWGSLAGIAVLSTYFAYLAYSAGLRHLPATRASVIASLEPVVAAALAALIFGERLSALALLGAALVIGAALLLSVGGEKRTQTAPAAP, from the coding sequence GTGAAGCCCCGGCGCCCCGCACCTTTGCGCCCGGCCCTGCCCGCACCGCTGCTGATCGTGCTCGCCGCCGTGCTGTGGGGCCTGCTGGGGATTCTGGGCAAGAACGCGCAGGGGGCCGGAGTCGGGCCGCTGGAGGTCGCCTTCTGGCGGGCGGTGCTGGCCGGGGGGCTGTTCGCCCTGCACGCGGCCGTGACTCGCGCCGCGCTGCCCCGGGGGCGCGACCTGCTGGTCACGGCGGCCTTCGGGGTGGTGGGCGTCAGCGTGTTTTACGGCACCTATCAGCTCGCGGTGCGGGCGGGAGGAGCCAGCCTCGCCAGCGTGCTGCTGTACACCGCCCCCGCCTTCGTGGCGCTGCTGGGCTGGGGCCTGCTGCGCGAGCGGCTGGGCGCGCGGGAGGGTCTGGCGGTGGCCGGAACCCTGCTGGGCATCGCCCTGATCAGCCTGGGCGGGGGCCGGGGCGTGACGGTCACGGGAGCAGCGCTGGCGTGGGGGCTGAGCGCCGGATTCACCTACAGCCTGTATTACCTGTACGGCAAGGCCTATTTCACCCGCTACAGCCCCACCGCCCTGTTCGCGGTCGCGCTGCCGGTCGGGGCGCTGGGGCTGCTGCCTTTCGTGGAGTTCAGCACCAAGACGCCCGCCGCCTGGGGCAGCCTGGCGGGCATCGCGGTGCTGAGCACCTATTTCGCCTACCTGGCCTACAGCGCGGGACTCAGGCACCTGCCCGCCACCCGCGCCAGCGTGATCGCGAGCCTGGAGCCGGTCGTGGCCGCCGCCCTGGCCGCGCTGATCTTCGGAGAGCGCCTGTCCGCCCTGGCCCTGCTGGGCGCCGCGCTGGTGATCGGGGCGGCGCTGCTGCTCAGCGTGGGTGGGGAAAAGCGGACACAGACAGCGCCCGCCGCGCCGTGA
- the hpf gene encoding ribosome hibernation-promoting factor, HPF/YfiA family, protein MHIYKLSGRNVDVTDAMRDYVEEKLTRLDRFSDQITDARVTLTVREVRDAGRRNRVEVQLNVPHGIIRAEEHHADMYAAIDRASDVLERQLRKFKTRYMKQRAEVAPSPQPDLAEVEETAGAGLEDDVTEFQPEIVRQKRFDLRPMSPEDAVVQMEALGHDFYVFKNMDTGGCGVVYRRRDGNYGLIEPS, encoded by the coding sequence GTGCATATCTACAAGCTGTCAGGCCGGAACGTGGACGTCACCGATGCGATGCGCGATTACGTGGAGGAAAAGCTCACGCGCCTGGACCGCTTCAGCGACCAGATCACCGACGCGCGCGTGACCCTGACCGTCCGCGAGGTGCGTGACGCCGGACGCCGCAACCGCGTCGAGGTGCAGCTCAACGTGCCGCACGGCATTATCCGCGCCGAGGAACACCACGCCGACATGTACGCCGCCATCGATCGGGCCTCCGACGTGCTGGAGCGTCAGCTGCGCAAGTTCAAGACCCGTTACATGAAGCAGCGCGCGGAGGTGGCCCCCTCGCCCCAGCCGGATCTGGCTGAAGTCGAGGAAACTGCGGGCGCGGGTCTGGAAGACGACGTCACCGAGTTCCAGCCCGAGATCGTGCGCCAGAAGCGCTTCGACCTGCGCCCGATGAGTCCCGAGGACGCCGTCGTGCAGATGGAAGCCCTGGGCCACGACTTCTACGTCTTCAAGAACATGGATACCGGCGGCTGCGGCGTGGTCTACCGCCGCCGCGACGGCAACTACGGCCTGATCGAACCGAGCTGA